A window of Hordeum vulgare subsp. vulgare chromosome 5H, MorexV3_pseudomolecules_assembly, whole genome shotgun sequence genomic DNA:
gcgctatgccccaatatgtgtagatgtccgagggcataataatgtacctgcctagatggagactgaacaaagaaggagcaggcaaagtaatagtctcacgagtaccctgactaaataccaggttataaatcatcctcttatttatatctttatcaagaaagtcatggcgaaccatgctatcataatctagatatctctcgggaagaagaatctcttcttcctcgtgcactctaataggtatctcaaaatgtctagcaagacgggtagcatagatacctccataaacaacgcctttagaacggtttgtgttcaacgtcgagctactatagcgcccaagctataagttttatcattataaagggcttctcaaatcctttgtcaggcacaacattctctgccttccactgcagcaatgcgagtacGGTTCCCAGCTTTGTGTTGACATCTTCGCAAttggggtacaacccttttttgtgatcgtctaacatgtgatcgaacttcaacttctccttttgactttcgcattgcgtatttgcatcgacaatgacccggcggagatcatcatcatcgggaacatcgtctggttcctcttgatcttcagtagcttcccccgttgcagcatcatcaggcacatcgtctggttcctcttgatcttcagcagctccctccgttgcagcatcaccgtattcagggggcacatagttgtcatggtgcccttcttctttgccgtcttccatcataacccctatttctccgtgcctcgtccaaacattatagtgtggcatgaaacccttgtaaagcaggtgggtgtgaaggattttccgttcagagtaagacttcgtattcccacatttagggcatggacaacacataaaaccattctgcttatttgcctcagccacttcgagaaaattatgcacgcccttaatgtactcggaggtgtgtgtgtcaccatacatccattgccggttcatctgcatgcattatatataattatgtgtgtcaaaagtatgaaaatcagacaagtatctatctaaagtaagaaaatcagacaagtctctatctaaagtaagatattcaaaaagaagataagaacaagaggctcaccacggtggtgccggcgaagaGATCGGCgcggcgatcaacggcggtgaaaacggggacggggcgtgacggaccgctacatctagacaaatctcgggaaaaatggagctccgaggtcgagcttcgagaggagaaagcttaactagtgtggctcgggcatttcatcgaacacctcatgtgcataggaggtgagctagagcatccaaatgccctcccctcgccggccagaaaatacagagtgctctgccgtggcgatgggtatatataggcaaattatttgtcccggttcgtggcataaaccgggctaaagccccccccccTTCTATACTGGTTCaaggcacgaaccggtaccaatggatgtgggccaggagcgcggcccattggtcccggttcgtgactcgaaccgggacaaatgggtccaaacgaaccgggaccaatgcccacgaggccccggccggccccctcggatcatgaaccgggtctaatgccccccatgggtcccggttcgtgaagaaccgggactaatgggctggccaggcccgaaccaaagccatgttttctactagtgattgaTTATCCATTTTCTGCATTTTTTCGTCTAAAATGCCCGACAAACGCCCGAACGTGACAAATCTTGCTAACTTTGTCGAAACTCGTTCAAACTTGGCATGCACACCTAAAATATCAACACCAAGGGCGTACCAAAATTTGAGATCGTTCGGAGTTGGTCGAAAAATTGACTTCTCTAAAACAGGTCTTCCAGACTAGCCTTGTAGGCTCCGTCTCGGAGCACCTCCGTTTTTCGACAGTCAAGACAGCACCCCATGTTTTTTTTACAAGCTCACATGATGAAAACAGCATCACATGcacaattctatataatttttacacaagttacatattattttattttattttgtacaaaaatttcagaaatggccCCCGGCCGTCTACCCCCTAGACGTCGATATCTGGGGGTAGCAACTGCTTCATTACCGTAAGCTGAATTTCTTCCCTGTCCATCGACATGCATCTATGAATATCGAAAATTATGCACTGACATCAATTTCCAAAGGTGCACAAATCCAGTTTAATTTGAGTGCAAGTCCAGTTTTATTCGAGTGCAAGTAGGTGGTATATACACGAGATGATATGTACTGTATAAGGTCGTACATATCAGTAGAGTAACTTGTGATGATACATCAGATACATAGAAGGAGgcaggcatgcatgcatgcatataatATAAGCATCTAGGCCGCCCGTTCGGTTCTTCATCCTTCATCCTTGCATTGTTTTGGAAGATGGGGGGGTCTGCGCACGGGTGTAATCAGGGTTGGCCACCTGCCGGTGGTCTACATCCGTAAACTGTGCGGCACCCACGGCCGGTGTAGGGTTTACCAGGCGGCGACGGGAAAACAGGATGGTTTGGGTCATTGCTACCACTACCGGTGCCTGGACCTGGACGGGGAACCATGGACGTTCGTTATTCAGCAGATCATCATAACTAGTTAATCAATTCAAGAACGTTTTAAAGGGAGAAGTAGTTAAGTATTGTGGACTGACCAATTACTACAGTGCCGGTGCCGTCGTGGCCACCGGCGGCAAGGCAGACGGAGCTGTTGATGATGACCGCCGTGACGACGACGAAGAGAGCGATCTGCAGGAGCACCGTGGGACGACGGCCAGCAGAAGCCATGCTGATGATTCGAGGCTGCTAGCTGATGATTGTTTGAGCGAGGGgttgagaactatatatgtacgTCCTGTTGTGATGCTTGCTGGTCCAAGAAGGCCCGTGTGTATTTATAGACTACTCCTATATAATATAAGAGCTGATGCATATTTCCATCCAAAACAAGAAAACTGCTGCATATTTCGGCACCACCGAATTTCTACGGTTAGTCCAGAGGGCTGGTGACCAGTGAGTGGAGAGAGCTTGGCCGTGGCCGTGCACGGCGACCGGTGAGAGAGACATGCAATGGGTCGATCCACGACCCAACGCACGCACGCAGCGACGACTGACTAACGATTAGTCAATCCGGCCGCGCAGCAAGGGAAGATTCTCTCCTCCATTCTTCTCCTGTTAGTCAAAAGGGGACGTCGCTCTTGTAGTATGTGCAGCCTTTGCTTCCTTATCTGTACATTAAACGTTAAATTAGAGCTCCATAAGGGCATCGGCATTTCGAACGACGACCTTCAAACATCCTGCAGCCATATGAAGCGTGTTGTCCGGACCATGAAATTCATCTAATATGGTCATGTATTGATTTCTCCGGCGAACCGGAGAAAAATATAGAAAAGGTTTGCGACAGTCCGGACCTATACTTTGTATGATTCTGACCGCCCTGACCCATAAAACCCCCTCCCACCTCGAGCGCGCGCTTCCCTTCCGGCACCAGCTATTTGCATTCATGTCGTTGTAGAGCGATCGTTCTGTCAGAAATAAGCCGTCATATGTATATCACAAATGTATGTGCATGATAGTCAAACGTGCACAAACACTACATAACTCTACGCGTGCAAATACttactttacctaaaacaagaataaaactagaaaaaaattgcaagaaaataaagagcaagtaaataaaagtttgaggCTGTTTGGTAGAAagttttttgtgtaacgcaagaaaaaaattattcataggcaattgaatataatatGATACATACTTATTATATGCAATAAGGGAGAGACATATGATAACACACTTTTCGTACCTAGGTCATATGCAATTATtactggacctctagcaagcattcaCAACTATTAAAAATCATTAAGATAACTCAATCATAACATTAAACAGCAAGTCATCTTTACTCGCATACGTGCACAACTTTTTTACTCGGATGTAAATTTCTATTACTCTCGCCACTCATAATAAACGAATCATAAATATATTGCAAATGAACGTCGAACAATTTGTATAGATAAATCATCTTGGGAATCTTGAACATTGGCGTGCCCTCGCACTGCGGCTACAAATTCTAGACACGATGCATTTTCTTTATGGAGCTCTAATTTAACGTGTAGTGTATAAATGAGGAAGCAGAGGCTGCACATACAAGAGCGACGTCCCCTTGTTGACTAGCCAGATAAAAATGGAGGAGAGAATCTTCCCACGCTGCACTCTGTTGGAACAAAAATAGAGCCGCCACATTACGGCGATCGCCGGGACAAGGAGGAACCCAGAGGAAGAAGACGCAGAAGTTTTCCGGGCACACAAACACCCTGCCGCACCGACGGCGATTTCTATTTTTCTCAAGCATACACTCGATCATCCCACCGATACAAGCTACGGACGAAGCAGGTTATATAGACGCGCGTCGTGACACGTCGCGCCACGCTCCGAACGTCCCCACTCACGCATCCCACGTCCCGCACTTCACGATCGCGCTCCCGACGCGCACGCACACGTACACGCACAACCAGGTCCTGCGCCCGACGCAGTCATTGACCGCAACCTGCGCCAACTAACACCAGCACGTGCACGCACACGCGCTGACTCTCACACACAGCCCTCGggcacacacgcacacacccgAGCCCGCCACGGGCCGGACCCGACGCGCCCAACGAACGCCCACACACGCGGCCGAGTCCGTCGTGGCTTATTGCCAACGCTCATCCCGTAAGTTACGGCTCGGAGGAGCCCCCGCCCGCCGAAGTCGTCGCCAAAGTCTGCCAGCAGCACCCGCTCCTCCGCCGGTGCCTTCCATGGCTTGGGGCAGTCGCGCTTGAAGTGGCCCCGCTGCCCGTAGTTGTAGCAGCGGCCGTGGCGCTTGCCTCTCCTTTCCGACGCCGTGCTGCTGGCCTTGTCGCCGTCGTGCAAGCCGCCGTCCCTCTCTCGCCGGCGCGCCGCCCATTGCACCTCAATGAGCATTAGGTGCCCGTCCACATGCTCACGTCAGCCTGCATGCGTCGTCGCGTCCGCTCCTCGAACGCTTTCAGGCGCCTAAGAGCCTTCTAGAATGCCATCTTCTCCACATCGTAGAACTGCTCGATGCCGGTCACCGCGGCGTACAGCCGGTCTGGCACGGTGTCGAGCAGCTTCTTCATCATGGTTGCACCGTCATGGGTCGCCCTGAGCCCCGCGTATCGTGATGTCATGCCGTAGACCCTTCCGGCGTACGCGTTGAGCTCGTCGCCGTCATCCATCCGAAGATGCTCGAACTCACTGCGCAGCGTCGCCAGCCGCGCAACCTTCAATTCGTTGGCGTCGACCAAACACACATTTAGGGAGTCCCACACCTCCTTCCTCGTGAGTTTCGGCGCCACCTGCATCAGCAGGTCCTCCGACAGCACCGTGAGCAGCATCGCCCTTGCCGTCTTGCACTTCCAGCATCCACCGTCGCACCTTCCGTCGGCGCCACCTTGATCGCCCAGGAGGTGTAGCTCGTCGGGTCAACAGTGTTATCTTCATTGACCCCGACGCACCGCCGCTACCGTACGAAACCAACGACATGGTCACTGAAAATCACCCcttcacgaggctctgataccaaatgttGAAACAAAAATGAAGCCACGACATTATGACGATCGCTAGAGACAAGAAGGAACGAAGAGGAGGGAGCACAGAAGTTTTCCGGACGCACAAACATCGTGCCGCACCAAAGgcgttttttatttttcttaaagcACAGACTCGATCACCCCACCGACACAAGCTGCCGACGAAGCAGGTTATATAGACACGCGCCCTGACACACCGCGCCGCACTCCGAATTCCCCCCACTCACGCATCCCCTGGCCCGCGTTCCCGACGCGCACGCACAGTACACGCATGACCGGGTGCTGCGCCCAACGCGGTCACTGACCCGCAGCCTGCGCCAACTAACACCAGCGCGTGCGCGCACACGCGCTGACTCACACAAACACCCTTGAGCACGCACGCAGACACCCGAGCCCGCCACGACGCGTCCAGCGCGCACACACACGCGCGGCCGAGCCCGCCGTGGCTTATTGCCAACACAGTCCatgctttattttcatttttctaggGTCGACGCACTCCACGATTGCTACGCACGTTGTAGAGTTGTCACAAATCACAAATCCCTCGTCGATCCTCTGCACCTCCATCTCACAAATCAATCGTTCCTTCCTTTTATTCTCACGCCGGCGCAGTGAAACGCCATGCACATGCCACTCTCGCCGCGTCCTTCCTTGCTAGCTGGGTGCAACACACATctatcaatcaatcaatcaattCCAAATTATGTACTTATACATCAATTACTTACTTATACAGAGGACTCACGCCGAGCTCGACATGTTCCTCAAATTGTCTGAATGTCTGGAAATTAGCTATTACTAgttaaatgcccgtgcgttgccacggcatacgaaatctctccctaataataaagcaaatagggtttctggttGTCCGTCATTAATATTTTTCTCAAAGTTGACTTAAATTACCCACTGTGCCAcccaaaaataaagaaaaacgctttgattttttttttccaaaAGTCACGGCGTAGTACTTTATTCCAAGGAGATGTTACTATAGAAGCAGCAATGGACTAGCACGCTGTAGTGGTTGAGGCATTGCACTTTTAGCCACGCGAGCAGGGTTCGATCCCCCATCTTGCACATGATTCCGttgttcttttttatttttttcttctcttattctgTTCTCTTCCTTCTTTATATTAATTCGGCGTTTCCAAATTTCAAATATGGTGAATTTTAAAGAAACGTTTGAGAAATTATAAAATGCATCAGAATTTAATTTTCTAAGGAAATTATAAAAGCTTCATGGATTCAAAATATATTTGTGTATTTGTAAAACTGTttgaaattacaaaaaaaaaatcacaatttgaaaaataaatagtCGGGAAATAAAATCATGTTCtcgattttgaaaaaatgttcatttGTTCAAAATATATTCGGAAATCTACAAAAAGTGTCCATCAAATTTTACAAAATGTTtacaaaaagtaaaaaaacacaaaTTCTAAAATTTGTTCCCGCATTTTCAAAAAAGTTAAGCGATTCAAAACATGTTTGTTGAGTCAAAAAATGctcatgaattcaaaaacttttcatgCATTTCAGATGATGTTCGTACAAAAAACAAAAAGTCAAAAAATGATCGTACAGAAAATACATTTCAGAATATATACACATAACATATTCGGGAATCTGCAAAAAGTGTCCATcgaattttagaaaatgttcacaaaaaagtaaaaaaacacaaattttaaaaaaaattccccaatttttaaaaaagttatgtGATTCAAAACATGTTTATTGAGTCAAAAATGctcatgaattcaaaaacttttcttgcatttcagaaaatgttcgtaCACAAAACAAATGTTGGTGATTTTCAAATAAAAATGTCAATCCAAAAACTGTTCACCGATTCAAAGCCTTTTATGTCTAGGATTTGATTAGATTTTCGAAAGTCTTTATATGTCTAGACATTGGAAGTAGCTCATGGTCGGTGagatttgttttaaaaaaaattctctTACGCAGCATAATGACAAATGTGACATGCAGTAGCAAGCTCATAGCCCTTGGATTTAGTGCGTTGAATGCATTGTCATCACGTGAACATAGCGACCATCGTCCACGAGGGTGGGAGAGAAAGTTAAGTGGCAACATGATGAGTCACCATGTTAAAAACAGAGGATGCTCATATGTGAGGGTATTGTGTCAATCCTTAAAAAAATATTACGCTTATTTGGCTAGCGTATAATGTATatatttctcccgttgcaacgcacggacatatTTGCTAGTATTATATAAAAAGATTACTTGATAAAATGATAGCATGTAAT
This region includes:
- the LOC123396219 gene encoding protein WIR1A-like, translating into MASAGRRPTVLLQIALFVVVTAVIINSSVCLAAGGHDGTGTVVIGQSTILNYCPGTGSGSNDPNHPVFPSPPGKPYTGRGCRTVYGCRPPAGGQP